From the genome of Gracilibacillus salitolerans, one region includes:
- a CDS encoding DMT family transporter: MSRRNAILFILIAAVLWGTTGTAQSFAPSSAHPVAIGAIRLAIGGVALLVFVVIQGKFYIKRWPKLTTFLAALSMAAYQPLFFSAVSWTGVAVGTVVAIGSAPILAGLLEWLFYRNIPDRRWWLATILAVAGCTLLASNEATVTISPFGILMAVGAGISFAAYTLFSKKLLEQHRSETVVAVVFTFAAILLSPILFLYDFSWLLQPNGSIIALHLGILATAIAYLFFARGLLGTSVATAVTLSLAEPLTASVLGIVVIKEAITVQIVLGLLLIFTALIFLSFRKSSP; the protein is encoded by the coding sequence ATGAGTCGTCGAAATGCTATTTTATTCATATTGATTGCCGCCGTACTTTGGGGAACAACAGGTACGGCTCAAAGCTTTGCACCATCATCCGCACATCCTGTTGCTATTGGAGCCATTCGTTTGGCTATCGGTGGAGTAGCTTTATTAGTATTTGTAGTTATACAAGGAAAGTTTTATATCAAAAGGTGGCCCAAGTTGACAACATTTTTAGCAGCATTATCGATGGCAGCTTATCAACCGCTTTTTTTCTCTGCGGTATCTTGGACAGGTGTAGCAGTTGGCACAGTGGTAGCAATTGGGAGTGCACCAATATTAGCAGGATTACTAGAATGGTTATTCTATCGAAATATCCCAGACCGAAGATGGTGGTTGGCTACTATTTTAGCGGTAGCAGGTTGTACATTACTAGCTTCTAATGAGGCGACAGTTACGATATCACCATTCGGGATTCTGATGGCTGTTGGAGCAGGTATATCCTTTGCAGCATATACCTTGTTTAGTAAAAAGTTATTGGAACAACATCGCTCAGAAACGGTTGTTGCAGTGGTGTTCACGTTTGCTGCGATTCTATTATCACCCATTTTATTCTTATATGATTTTTCTTGGTTACTGCAACCGAATGGCAGCATCATAGCATTACATCTAGGGATTTTAGCAACAGCAATTGCTTACTTATTCTTTGCTCGTGGTTTATTAGGTACTTCTGTAGCAACAGCTGTGACACTTTCGCTTGCAGAGCCACTTACTGCGTCAGTTCTCGGAATTGTCGTGATAAAGGAAGCGATAACTGTACAAATAGTATTAGGTTTGTTACTCATTTTTACAGCATTAATTTTTTTATCGTTTCGAAAATCTTCACCGTAA